GTATgtacaaaaagcacaaactacaaaagaaaaagataatgataaaaataaagatacccTATGAGGATAATCAGTAAGATACTGTGTTGGGAGGGAGAAGATCTCCTTTAGTCTTCCTCAGGGAAGTCCTCTCTGAAATGACATAGAGGCCAGGATCTGAAAGCCAGATCTGAGAAAATCTTGGAGAAGAGCACTTCAGGGAGTGGtaacaggaagaggaaaggaacacGCTTGTTACCTTGGAGGTTAAGAAAGAAATGTGGCTGGAGCGTTTAGAACCAAGGGGATTTTGGTAAGAGGTCAGGGGTTTGGATTTTACTCTAAATGCACTGAGAAAGTATGGTAGAGATTTATTCAGGGGAATAATAATCTGATTTAAGTTTTCTTAGATCACTCTGACAACTGGGTGGAGAATAGGTTACATGTGTTTGGGGTGGGCACATGAGTAAAAGCACAAATTGCATGGATACCAGAGTTccccaggtgagagatgatggtggcttggattaGGGGTAGCAGCGGAAACAAGTGAATGTATTCGTGATATATTTTTGTGATAGAGCTGAGATGACTCTTAAACGGAATAAGATGAGGAAACATTGAGACTCAAGGTTTATGGTTTGAGTAAATGGGTAGTGTTTAATTGATAAAGGATCTGGAGTAGGTAGGTAGGGGTGGAGATTGGGAATTGGAGCCATGTTAAAGTGAGATACCTACCCCATATCTGGGCTAAAGATGTAAATTTAGCTAATGATAAGAATGTATCTttgctagagaaaaaaaaaagattactcaATTTGAATGAAATTCCTAATGCTTTGGGGAAAATTACTCATCAAGTAGTGACATGGAAAGAGTGGTGATGAATGCTTCAATGCTTAAGGTTTCTTTAAAATCTAACCAATTACTTTAAACCTGTAGACAGTAATTTCTCTGACCTTCCTCCTCCCCGATGTCACGCAGTATTTGAACAAGCTCcttcatttgcccattttttcaacGCATTCCTGTGTAACAGCACTGAGTCTTAAAAGAGTTTCAGTGGCAGTTTCCTTGTGCCAACAACTTCAAATGCCTCATTTTCCCCTTCATCCGCCCCACTTCCCTTCACCTCCCTACATCCAGCTCCGGCCTTTGCCATCGTGTTCCCAAGGTTCTTCCATGTTCACCAACTCTCTCACTCCGGATGCGGCTCCATTGCCCAACACTTCTCCCGGCCGAAACTAGCGCCCCAGGCAACGCCCCACAGCCCAATGTAGAGGAGAGTGACGAGGTCTCAAGTGGAGGGCTGGGTATAGGGTAGAGGTCCGCCAGGGCCTAGTTCAAGTCCCTCCGCAGGTTAGTCTCCGTAGTCAATGATCCCTCCCTTGAAAGATAAGAAATGGTATTGCTAGGCAAGGCAGTAGCCACTACCATTACTTCCAGTGAAGCACTTATCACCTTAGTATTTATTGTACCtgcaaatatttcaaaagcagGGACAGACTCTGAGGTCTTCAGTGCCGAGACATGGCCTGGCGCTAGTGAATCAGCAACTGTGTAGGTATGAACGTCAGGAGCCCAAATTCGCTAGGCGGCAAGAGCGCGCAGATAGTGGCCTTCCATAAGGCGGGGACCAAATCCACCAACCCGTGCAGTCATATCTGCTCTGCGCACTCCTAGTCCGGGATCCGAATTTGCACAACCTCACTGCAGTCAGCTTGTCTTGCAAGTGAACAGACGCGTGGGGAGGAGGGCTCTTTTTCCCGCTCCGGCGTGTAGCCGCCTCAAAGACCAATGCATGCCGGGATATGTAGTCCACGTTGAAATGCATTTCGGGCTATGTAGTTACGCCGACGCCGGAAATACGTAGCTCAGCTCCGCCTCCTGCGGACGAGGAAGTAGCGGCGTGTTGCGTCACTTCCTGCGCGGAGGGTAGCTTCCTGCGGCGTTCCCAGCCTCGTTCTCTTTTTCGCTGCCGGACCGTCGCCATCATGGGTCGCATGCACGCTCCCGGGTGAGCCCAGGTTTCTGAGCGGGTTACAGGGCTGGATCCGGGGGTGGAGACAAAGGAGGCGGTGTGGACAACGGGTCGAGGGGGTGAAGTTCTGGGCTGCTGTGGCATGGGCCGCCTCCTCACCCCCAGACTGCTTCTCTCCCCAGGAAGGGCCTGTCCCAGTCAGCTCTGCCCTACCGCCGCAGCGTACCGACCGTAAGTAACATGGGGGGACCGAGGAGAGGTCGGGAGGGGGTGCCATTCGTCGTTCCGGAGAAGCGGCGTGGGGATGGAGACCACGTGTGCACGAGGAGCGCGGTTTTGACTCGGAGGGGATCGCTATGCTTCGGTACCATccccagtttctctttctgaGGCGAATTTCTTTTCCATAAACAGTGGCTGAAATTGACGTCTGATGACGTGAAGGAGCAGATCTACAAACTGGCCAAGAAAGGCCTGACTCCCTCACAAATTGGTGAGTGTTTTTGTCTAATGTAGCGCTTTCCGCCTGCCCTTGCATAACTTGCTGAAATAGACTGACAGTAAATGTGTCTCAAGTGGCCTGAaaattttctgcccattttcctgTCGTTACTGTTGATGATGACCGAGGTCTAGCCTTCATCTGCTGAACTCAAGTTCTTACTAGGGAGAcggtaaaatgattaaaatgctCGCCAAAATCTAATCAGCGTTCACTTTGGGCTAGGCACTGCCTGCTCTGGGTGCATGATTTTATGCACTTTACCTGTACTGTCCTCGTTTAATTCTGATAGCCAGACTTAAAATACTTTCAGTAAATGCTAGTAGTTTTCCCTGTCTtaagttgaggaaactgaggcacattgcAGCTATACAACTAGCCCCAAATCAGATTGGCTACTCAGAGTGCTCATCACACTTGCTCACAAGATGGTGGAGGTATCATACACAACAGGGAACATGTAATAGATTGTTAGGTGGTGAGATGGTGCTATTACGAAGAATACCATTGATTCCCTTGGTAGCCTGTAGTTCAGCAAGCTCACTATGATGATGGTTTTCCAACATTCGCAGTTTCCACCAGAAGGGTTTTTTCCTTGGTGTTGGGTTAACCTTCCTTGGATGTCTGAGTGAGCTTGGTGTGCTTTCTCACTTTCCTGTTTGTGATGTATGAAAGTAAGCCCTGTTTTGACAGGTAAGAAACACGGAAAGTGACTTGATCTCATGCTTGACATGATACTTGCCAGTTTGTGTGTTTGGtttgggaaattattttattcccttttcagGTGTGATCCTGAGAGATTCACATGGTGTTGCACAAGTACGTTTTGTGACAGGCAATAAAATCTTGAGGATTCTTAAGTCCAGAGGACTTGCTCCTGATCTTCCTGAGGATCTTTATCATTTAATTAAGAAGGCTGTTGCTGTTCGGAAGCATCTTGAGAGAAACAGGAAGGTAAGAGAATAGAACTGCTTGTGCTAACTCATTTCAGTAAAATACAGTGCATCTGATTTGAATTCTCTAAGGTGGCTTAGTGTGCAAACAGGTCACACTGCAGTtggctttgaaataaaaattctaccaGGAGAGATTTGTAGGGGGAGCTTTGGCTCCCTAGGCGCAGAGTATTCAGTTGGCTGAAAATATTGAggtgtttatttgcattttctgtcaTTCCTGTTAAGTCTTCTGGAGCCTTATGAACTTAATCTGGCCACATGAATCTTAGCCTATGATTCTGTTCATTCCTTGGTTGAAATAATGTTTAGTTTTGAGTAGTTTTCCTGAATTCTATCAACTTTTA
This Camelus ferus isolate YT-003-E chromosome 10, BCGSAC_Cfer_1.0, whole genome shotgun sequence DNA region includes the following protein-coding sequences:
- the RPS13 gene encoding 40S ribosomal protein S13 encodes the protein MGRMHAPGKGLSQSALPYRRSVPTWLKLTSDDVKEQIYKLAKKGLTPSQIGVILRDSHGVAQVRFVTGNKILRILKSRGLAPDLPEDLYHLIKKAVAVRKHLERNRKDKDAKFRLILIESRIHRLARYYKTKRVLPPNWKYESSTASALVA